The Desmonostoc muscorum LEGE 12446 genome includes a region encoding these proteins:
- a CDS encoding precorrin-8X methylmutase: MPDYIRDANEIYRNSFAIIRSEANLDVLPPDVAKVAVRLIHACGMTDIVTDLGYSPTAVQSARAALAAGATILCDCRMVADGVTRRRLSANNQVICTLNNPEVPDIAKSLDTTRSAAALELWRSHLEGSVVAIGNAPTALFRLLEMLDEGAPKPAIILGFPVGFVGAAESKAALAADSRNVPFLTLHGRRGGSAIAAAAVNALATEEE, encoded by the coding sequence ATGCCCGACTACATCCGAGACGCCAACGAAATTTACCGCAATTCCTTTGCCATCATCCGGTCAGAAGCCAACCTAGATGTGCTGCCACCAGATGTAGCAAAAGTTGCTGTACGTCTCATTCATGCCTGTGGAATGACGGATATCGTCACTGACTTGGGATATTCACCAACAGCAGTACAATCCGCAAGGGCAGCATTAGCAGCAGGAGCAACCATTCTCTGTGATTGCCGGATGGTTGCTGATGGCGTAACCAGGCGACGCTTATCTGCAAACAATCAAGTTATCTGTACCCTCAACAATCCTGAAGTGCCAGATATTGCCAAAAGTCTTGATACTACAAGATCCGCAGCAGCTTTAGAATTATGGCGATCGCACCTTGAAGGATCAGTAGTAGCAATTGGCAATGCCCCCACCGCCCTATTTAGGCTATTAGAAATGCTCGACGAAGGAGCGCCGAAGCCTGCTATAATATTAGGCTTTCCAGTGGGGTTTGTCGGTGCAGCGGAATCGAAAGCCGCATTGGCAGCAGACAGCAGAAATGTACCATTTTTAACATTACATGGTCGGCGCGGTGGTAGTGCGATCGCCGCCGCCGCAGTTAACGCCTTGGCAACGGAGGAAGAATAA
- the cobG gene encoding precorrin-3B synthase, translated as MSSRHNHRLLPALHGEGVLNLPSGFATCPGLFYATPAEDGILSRMRIPGGIINSQQCRAIADIADHHGGGYVDVTNRANLQIREIRTPINSQVLKQLQDMGLGSRNTDVDHIRNIMTSPTAGIDRQELIDTRPFVQAWDNYLAAHPALSGLSAKFSVCFDGGGTVQVRDRLNDILFAAVLVNGDVYFRLHLSAGAKGQPPSDVKILLPPDHCLPVLAALTDVYLNHTNINDKRRLRLRDLLNTLGCENYLQEVQQRLPFPISHSETCPVAEKIDTNYQHIGIHPQRQKGLFYIGVVLPLGRVESRQMRGLADLAAKYGNGTLRLTPWQNLLLTDIPQERLTNVQNEITLLELDSSPTNTKSALVACSGNKGCAASATDTKSHALALAEYLETRVTLEHPINIHFTGCQKSCAQHSKSDITLLGVNVEADNETVEAYHVHLGDSNSTQKFGREVYQYVTFAELPGLIEQILQMYKIKRQNSHESFQEFANRYPLPQLHN; from the coding sequence ATGTCCTCAAGACACAATCACCGTCTACTCCCTGCGTTGCACGGGGAAGGAGTTCTAAATTTGCCTTCTGGATTTGCCACTTGTCCTGGCTTGTTTTATGCTACACCCGCTGAGGATGGTATACTATCTCGCATGAGAATCCCTGGTGGGATTATTAATAGTCAACAGTGCCGCGCGATCGCAGATATAGCAGACCACCACGGCGGCGGCTATGTAGATGTGACTAATCGAGCTAATTTGCAAATCCGCGAAATTCGCACTCCGATCAATTCTCAAGTTCTCAAACAGTTACAGGATATGGGACTCGGTTCTCGTAATACCGATGTAGACCACATCCGAAATATTATGACTAGCCCAACTGCTGGTATCGATCGCCAAGAATTAATTGACACTCGTCCTTTTGTCCAAGCATGGGATAATTATCTTGCTGCACATCCGGCGTTATCGGGACTTTCGGCAAAATTTAGTGTTTGCTTTGATGGCGGTGGGACAGTTCAAGTGCGCGATCGCCTAAATGATATCCTATTTGCTGCTGTCTTAGTTAATGGTGATGTTTACTTTCGCCTCCATCTTAGTGCAGGCGCGAAAGGACAACCACCCAGCGATGTGAAAATTTTGTTACCACCAGATCATTGTTTACCCGTCTTGGCAGCTTTGACAGATGTCTATCTCAATCACACTAATATTAATGATAAACGTCGGCTACGTTTGAGAGATTTATTAAATACTTTGGGTTGTGAAAATTATCTTCAGGAAGTTCAGCAACGTCTACCTTTTCCTATCTCCCACAGTGAAACATGCCCAGTTGCAGAGAAAATAGATACTAACTATCAGCATATTGGCATCCATCCCCAACGCCAGAAAGGATTATTTTATATTGGTGTCGTCTTACCTCTTGGACGAGTAGAGAGTAGACAAATGCGGGGTTTAGCAGATTTAGCAGCAAAATATGGCAATGGAACTCTCAGGTTAACCCCCTGGCAGAATTTGCTGTTAACAGATATTCCTCAAGAACGACTTACCAATGTCCAAAATGAAATTACTCTCTTAGAATTAGATTCCTCACCAACCAACACCAAGAGTGCGTTAGTAGCCTGTTCCGGTAACAAAGGTTGTGCCGCTTCTGCCACAGACACCAAAAGTCACGCCTTGGCATTGGCAGAATATCTTGAAACTCGCGTGACTCTAGAACACCCAATTAATATCCACTTTACTGGCTGCCAAAAATCCTGCGCCCAGCATAGCAAAAGTGACATCACCTTACTTGGTGTCAACGTTGAGGCAGACAATGAAACAGTAGAAGCCTATCACGTTCATCTCGGTGACAGCAACAGCACCCAGAAATTCGGTAGAGAAGTATACCAATATGTCACCTTTGCCGAACTACCTGGATTAATAGAACAAATCCTACAAATGTATAAAATTAAACGCCAAAACTCCCATGAGTCCTTTCAAGAATTTGCCAATCGATATCCACTTCCTCAGTTACATAATTGA
- a CDS encoding trypsin-like peptidase domain-containing protein, with product MNKKVLTFVIGGIFVSSLFGFQLTAIAKNSDIGEQNLLGEKTKQVKSSVIIADNSEEQKRIQIYEKASQSVVAIATTFGHGSGFIVSADGLLLTNAHVVQDSSKTVAVVLADGKQVLADVVGFAPEGLDLAALKIRNQKNLPYLRLASPGSARVGQSVYAIGTPLSLELQNTLTYGIISRIDKKLGLIQHDAAVNPGNSGGPLLNSNGQVIGVNSAIFNDTEVKRFIGISLAIPTELIQPFLVAVEQGNAQLASERQQPRNSQETDLPLNGQVLEASLKNGDRTLPNNSYFHTYVFEGKAGQRLTIEMDSQQIDPHLYLLLPAKEKLIAANDDISPKDFNARLTITLPEDGIYYLLANTFEAGESGSYSLRAAISQ from the coding sequence ATGAACAAGAAAGTTTTAACATTTGTGATTGGGGGAATTTTTGTTAGTAGTTTGTTTGGTTTTCAATTAACTGCTATTGCTAAAAATTCTGATATTGGTGAGCAAAATTTACTAGGTGAAAAAACTAAACAAGTCAAATCAAGTGTTATTATAGCAGACAATTCTGAAGAACAAAAACGAATTCAGATATATGAAAAAGCTAGTCAATCTGTAGTGGCGATCGCCACGACTTTCGGACATGGTAGTGGTTTTATTGTCAGTGCAGATGGTCTGCTTTTAACTAATGCTCACGTTGTCCAAGATAGTTCTAAAACTGTTGCAGTAGTATTGGCTGATGGGAAACAAGTCTTAGCTGATGTGGTTGGTTTTGCACCTGAGGGTTTGGATTTAGCTGCACTCAAGATTCGCAATCAAAAAAATCTACCATACCTGCGTTTGGCTTCACCTGGTTCTGCACGAGTCGGTCAATCTGTCTATGCTATTGGTACTCCCCTAAGTCTGGAATTACAAAATACTTTGACTTATGGGATTATCAGTCGCATTGATAAAAAATTAGGTTTAATTCAACATGATGCAGCTGTGAATCCTGGTAATTCTGGAGGGCCACTGCTCAATTCTAATGGGCAAGTAATTGGTGTAAATAGTGCTATTTTTAATGATACGGAAGTTAAAAGATTTATTGGTATTAGTTTGGCAATTCCTACTGAATTAATTCAGCCTTTTCTGGTAGCTGTGGAACAAGGTAATGCTCAGTTAGCAAGTGAGCGTCAACAACCTCGTAATAGTCAAGAGACGGATTTACCTTTGAATGGTCAAGTTTTAGAAGCAAGTTTAAAAAATGGCGATCGCACTTTACCAAACAACAGCTATTTTCACACTTATGTATTTGAAGGTAAAGCAGGTCAACGGCTAACGATTGAGATGGATAGTCAGCAAATAGATCCTCATTTGTACTTGCTGCTTCCCGCTAAAGAAAAGCTAATAGCGGCAAATGATGACATTTCCCCAAAGGATTTTAATGCTCGATTGACTATTACTTTACCAGAAGATGGTATCTATTATCTCTTGGCTAACACTTTTGAAGCTGGGGAATCCGGTAGTTACAGCTTACGAGCCGCCATATCTCAATAG